A genomic region of Vibrio sp. 10N contains the following coding sequences:
- a CDS encoding HupE/UreJ family protein, giving the protein MKTTFLKLSTLSALFLAPTLAFAHPDHESTAFSSGLLHPVTGVDHLIMLLAFGLLVGCLSATKMQKVGLIIGALVMLIVGLLVGSSFGLATGVETAIIASLFVVSAAIWHAFSASQKMGKLAVGLCIGMMFFHGYAHGVEAEGTLGQFSMGMAIGASALMMLGAQVGSRVASRWMSVGVAAVSSLFLMAA; this is encoded by the coding sequence ATGAAAACAACATTCCTCAAACTGAGCACGCTGAGCGCTCTTTTCTTGGCGCCAACGTTGGCATTCGCACACCCTGATCATGAGTCCACGGCGTTTTCTAGCGGCCTTCTTCACCCTGTGACAGGCGTTGACCATCTCATTATGTTGCTGGCATTCGGGCTACTAGTTGGCTGTTTAAGTGCAACAAAAATGCAAAAGGTTGGGTTAATCATTGGTGCACTGGTCATGCTGATAGTGGGGCTGCTTGTTGGCAGTAGCTTTGGTTTAGCCACGGGTGTTGAAACGGCAATCATTGCCTCACTTTTTGTGGTCAGTGCCGCTATTTGGCACGCGTTTAGTGCATCGCAAAAGATGGGTAAGCTGGCAGTCGGTCTGTGTATTGGCATGATGTTTTTCCACGGTTACGCTCACGGAGTTGAAGCTGAGGGCACGCTTGGTCAGTTTTCAATGGGAATGGCAATCGGTGCATCGGCGCTAATGATGCTGGGTGCCCAAGTTGGTAGCCGTGTGGCGTCACGCTGGATGTCGGTCGGCGTCGCGGCAGTAAGTTCATTGTTTTTGATGGCAGCGTAA
- the ureE gene encoding urease accessory protein UreE, which produces MIELIEITKELTAQPHAFLSLPIDSRIKSRLKVMLDDGRDAGLFLPRGHILRGGEQLKSKCGLVIEVKAAPEQVSSVYCSDLHLLTRVAYHLGNRHVPLQIEFGWVRYQHDHVLDEMVEGLGAEVTSELAPFEPEGGAYGGKSGGHHHHH; this is translated from the coding sequence GTGATTGAACTAATAGAAATAACCAAAGAGCTGACAGCACAGCCTCACGCTTTTTTAAGTCTGCCAATCGACAGCCGCATTAAAAGCCGTTTAAAAGTCATGCTTGACGATGGTCGCGATGCAGGACTGTTTCTACCGAGAGGCCATATTCTGCGTGGAGGAGAACAGCTAAAAAGTAAATGTGGCCTGGTGATTGAAGTTAAAGCCGCACCAGAGCAAGTCTCGTCCGTCTATTGCAGCGACTTGCATTTGCTGACTCGCGTTGCCTATCACCTTGGCAATCGACATGTACCATTGCAAATAGAGTTTGGTTGGGTGCGTTATCAGCATGATCATGTGTTAGATGAGATGGTGGAAGGTCTAGGGGCCGAAGTGACCTCCGAGCTGGCACCTTTTGAGCCAGAAGGGGGCGCTTACGGTGGTAAAAGTGGCGGCCATCACCACCATCACTAA
- the ureC gene encoding urease subunit alpha, producing MAKISRQAYAEMFGPTVGDRVRLADTELWLEVEKDLTVYGDEVKFGGGKVIRDGMGQSQRPSTETPDLVITNALILDYWGIIKADVAVKNGRIQALGKAGNPDIQPGVDIVVGPGTEVLAGEGSILTAGGIDSHIHFICPQQIEEALASGVTTMIGGGTGPNTGTNATTCTPGPWNMHRMLESLDQFPMNFGLLGKGNASQPDALREQVAAGAVGLKLHEDWGTTPASIDTCLTVADEMDVQVAIHTDTLNESGFVESTLGAIGDRVIHTYHTEGAGGGHAPDIIKAAGESNVLPSSTNPTRPYTVNTVDEHLDMLMVCHHLSPSIAEDVAFAESRIRRETIAAEDILHDLGAFSMIASDSQAMGRVGEVITRTWQTAHKMKVQRGSLKEDSSYSDNFRLKRYVAKYTINPAITHGMAHEIGSIEVGKLADLVLWKPAFFGVKPSVVLKGGMIAMAPMGDPNASIPTPQPVHYRSMFGSYGKASQNTSMLFVSQAAADADIASQLGLGSLIGVAKQCRTISKADMKLNDWQPNIEVDSQTYQVRADGELLVCEPADVLPMAQRYFLF from the coding sequence ATGGCGAAGATATCCAGACAGGCATACGCCGAGATGTTTGGTCCCACGGTAGGGGATCGAGTTCGCTTAGCTGACACAGAACTTTGGTTAGAAGTTGAAAAAGATCTCACCGTCTATGGTGACGAAGTTAAATTTGGTGGTGGTAAGGTTATTCGTGATGGGATGGGACAGAGTCAGCGCCCTAGCACAGAAACGCCCGATCTTGTTATTACCAACGCATTGATTCTTGATTACTGGGGCATCATCAAAGCTGACGTTGCAGTAAAAAATGGCCGTATTCAAGCGCTAGGCAAGGCGGGAAACCCGGATATCCAGCCTGGTGTTGATATTGTTGTGGGTCCCGGTACGGAAGTGCTTGCTGGTGAGGGCTCAATACTGACCGCTGGTGGTATTGACTCCCACATTCACTTTATTTGCCCACAACAGATTGAAGAAGCACTGGCTTCCGGTGTCACGACGATGATTGGCGGCGGCACTGGGCCTAATACAGGTACCAACGCGACAACGTGTACACCGGGTCCATGGAACATGCACCGTATGCTGGAGTCATTGGATCAGTTTCCAATGAACTTTGGTTTGCTTGGGAAAGGAAACGCGAGTCAGCCGGATGCGCTGCGTGAGCAGGTGGCGGCAGGTGCTGTGGGTCTTAAATTGCATGAAGACTGGGGAACGACTCCCGCCTCTATTGATACCTGTTTGACGGTGGCTGACGAGATGGATGTTCAGGTAGCGATCCATACCGATACGCTGAATGAATCTGGCTTTGTCGAATCGACATTAGGTGCGATTGGTGACCGTGTTATTCATACCTACCACACGGAAGGTGCGGGCGGTGGTCATGCGCCAGATATCATCAAAGCCGCGGGTGAGTCTAACGTTTTGCCATCATCAACCAATCCGACACGTCCATACACTGTCAATACCGTCGATGAGCATTTGGACATGTTGATGGTTTGCCATCACCTCTCTCCATCGATTGCTGAAGATGTTGCTTTTGCAGAGTCACGTATTCGCCGTGAAACCATCGCGGCCGAAGATATTCTGCATGATTTAGGGGCATTTTCTATGATTGCCTCGGACTCTCAGGCGATGGGGCGCGTAGGGGAGGTCATTACTCGTACCTGGCAAACTGCGCATAAGATGAAAGTTCAGCGTGGCAGCCTCAAAGAGGACTCCAGCTACAGCGATAATTTCCGTCTCAAGCGCTATGTTGCCAAATACACCATCAACCCTGCTATTACGCACGGCATGGCGCACGAAATAGGCTCAATAGAGGTGGGCAAGCTTGCCGACCTTGTGCTTTGGAAGCCTGCTTTCTTTGGCGTGAAACCAAGCGTAGTACTTAAAGGTGGCATGATCGCAATGGCACCAATGGGTGATCCAAACGCGTCGATACCAACGCCGCAGCCCGTTCATTATCGTTCCATGTTTGGTAGTTACGGTAAGGCATCGCAGAACACTTCAATGCTGTTTGTTTCGCAAGCTGCGGCCGATGCTGACATTGCTTCTCAGCTGGGCTTAGGGAGCTTAATTGGTGTTGCTAAACAGTGCCGAACCATCAGCAAAGCGGATATGAAGTTGAATGATTGGCAACCCAATATTGAAGTGGACTCTCAAACATACCAAGTGCGCGCTGATGGTGAGTTACTGGTGTGTGAGCCTGCTGACGTGTTGCCAATGGCGCAGCGCTATTTCTTATTTTAA
- a CDS encoding urease subunit beta, which produces MAGSSKQYTGFVPGQVETAKGDIELNVGRETVSVKVENLGDRPVQIGSHYHFFEVNNALSFERELTRGFRLNIPAGTATRFEPGQSRTVELVAFAGKREVYGFQGKVMGTL; this is translated from the coding sequence ATGGCAGGTTCATCAAAACAATACACAGGCTTCGTGCCAGGGCAGGTTGAAACCGCCAAAGGCGACATTGAACTCAACGTTGGCAGAGAAACGGTGTCTGTGAAGGTAGAAAATCTCGGTGATCGCCCAGTGCAAATCGGGTCGCATTACCACTTCTTCGAGGTCAATAACGCCTTGAGCTTTGAACGAGAACTCACTCGTGGATTTCGTTTGAACATTCCTGCTGGTACCGCAACACGTTTTGAGCCAGGCCAGTCCCGTACGGTGGAACTGGTGGCATTTGCTGGTAAACGGGAAGTCTACGGCTTCCAAGGCAAAGTGATGGGAACGCTTTAA
- the ureA gene encoding urease subunit gamma produces the protein MELTPREKDKLLIFCAGMLAKQRKDKGLKLNYPESVALISSAILEGAREGKTVSELMDFGRTLLTTEDVMEGVPSMIPDVQVEATFPDGTKLVTVHEPIV, from the coding sequence ATGGAATTGACCCCAAGAGAGAAGGACAAACTTCTGATCTTTTGCGCTGGCATGCTCGCTAAGCAGCGTAAAGACAAAGGCTTAAAACTCAATTACCCAGAATCCGTTGCTTTGATCTCTAGCGCCATTTTGGAAGGCGCTAGAGAAGGCAAAACTGTTTCGGAACTCATGGATTTTGGCCGCACATTGCTTACCACCGAAGATGTCATGGAGGGCGTGCCCTCTATGATCCCCGATGTTCAAGTTGAAGCCACCTTTCCAGACGGCACCAAATTGGTGACTGTCCATGAACCTATTGTTTAA
- a CDS encoding urease accessory protein UreD: MTTALQLQEHVGSGLGQIIDAQTEFGWKAKLNLGFVNRGDKTVLKHRSQKGPLAIQRPLYPEGNPCHTYLLHPPGGVVGGDTLQITATAERGANVLITTPGATKFYRSETKYAKQRQVLTVESGSRLEWLPQENIFFPDAHVRMDTEVHLEQGAQFLGWEMHCFGRPALNEGFNSGHLVGKTEVYLDGKRLLTEGLNVRGDDNLLKNKGLLGYQMMGTLYISIDDEDFSQLVQSLLSNMQQDNKKGAVIIAASQLENLLVIRALGNWSEVILDCFQQVWQAAREHWTGECPYPPRIWAT, translated from the coding sequence ATGACAACGGCTTTGCAACTACAAGAACACGTTGGTTCCGGTCTGGGTCAGATCATCGATGCACAAACTGAGTTTGGCTGGAAAGCCAAACTGAACTTGGGTTTTGTGAATCGAGGGGATAAAACGGTGCTAAAACACCGCTCACAAAAAGGCCCTCTTGCTATACAGCGGCCACTCTATCCTGAAGGCAACCCATGCCACACCTATTTACTTCACCCTCCAGGTGGTGTGGTAGGGGGAGACACGTTGCAAATTACAGCCACGGCCGAACGCGGTGCGAACGTGTTGATCACCACCCCAGGCGCAACCAAGTTTTATCGCTCTGAGACAAAGTACGCAAAACAGCGCCAAGTATTAACGGTAGAAAGCGGCTCTCGGCTTGAGTGGCTACCTCAAGAAAATATCTTTTTCCCGGATGCCCATGTGCGTATGGATACCGAGGTGCACTTAGAACAAGGTGCACAATTTTTGGGCTGGGAGATGCACTGTTTTGGTCGGCCTGCACTAAATGAGGGATTTAACTCTGGGCATTTAGTTGGAAAAACAGAGGTTTACCTCGATGGTAAGCGCCTTCTTACCGAGGGGTTAAATGTGAGGGGTGATGATAACCTTCTGAAAAATAAGGGGCTTCTTGGCTATCAAATGATGGGGACATTGTATATTTCAATTGATGACGAAGATTTTAGCCAGTTGGTACAGAGCTTGCTCTCTAACATGCAGCAAGACAACAAAAAAGGTGCAGTGATTATCGCTGCGAGCCAGTTAGAAAATTTGCTTGTAATACGTGCGCTTGGTAACTGGAGTGAAGTGATCTTAGATTGCTTTCAACAAGTTTGGCAGGCGGCGAGAGAGCATTGGACGGGCGAATGTCCTTATCCACCTAGGATTTGGGCCACCTGA
- the urtE gene encoding urea ABC transporter ATP-binding subunit UrtE — MLQIQSLNQFYGESHTLWDLDMSIPEGKCTVLMGRNGVGKTTLLQCIMGLVKVKSGDIQLNGESLLKHDAESRPRMGIGYVPQGRQIFPMLTVQENLEVGLPIRDKGDRKIPEFIFDLFPVLKEMLHRRGGDLSGGQQQQLAIGRALVVNPKLLILDEPTEGIQPNIVQEIGDIIRMLNEKLGLTVLLVEQKLPFARKVGDQFCIIDRGRQVAEGEMSALNDGLIKEYLTV; from the coding sequence ATGTTACAGATTCAATCACTTAATCAGTTTTATGGTGAAAGCCACACCTTGTGGGATCTCGATATGTCGATTCCCGAGGGTAAATGTACCGTGCTCATGGGGCGCAATGGCGTGGGCAAAACCACGCTTTTGCAGTGCATTATGGGACTAGTCAAAGTCAAGAGCGGTGACATACAACTTAATGGTGAATCACTACTCAAACACGATGCGGAATCTCGGCCAAGAATGGGCATCGGCTATGTGCCTCAAGGTAGGCAAATCTTTCCAATGCTGACGGTGCAAGAGAATCTAGAAGTGGGTCTTCCGATTCGTGATAAAGGCGACCGTAAGATCCCTGAGTTCATTTTCGACTTGTTCCCAGTGCTAAAAGAGATGCTTCATCGCCGTGGCGGTGATTTATCTGGGGGGCAGCAACAGCAATTGGCGATTGGTCGTGCGCTGGTGGTGAATCCGAAATTGTTAATCCTAGATGAGCCAACCGAGGGCATTCAGCCAAACATTGTTCAGGAAATCGGAGACATCATTCGAATGCTCAACGAAAAGCTGGGACTTACGGTGTTATTGGTTGAGCAGAAACTGCCATTCGCGCGAAAAGTAGGTGATCAATTTTGTATTATCGACCGAGGTCGTCAAGTAGCAGAAGGCGAGATGAGTGCACTAAACGATGGCTTAATTAAGGAGTATTTGACGGTATGA
- the urtD gene encoding urea ABC transporter ATP-binding protein UrtD, whose amino-acid sequence MTTLHRAQQIKNSVQEITKRDEVFSFLKPDQHPLVDTRHNILLYVEGVNKSFDGFKAINDLNLYIKEGELRCIIGPNGAGKTTMMDIITGKTKPDTGEVWLGSNINLLKMNESEIANAGVGRKFQKPTVIECLTVWQNLELAMSGVRGVWGTYTASLSGEQQDKLESVLELIHLKDNAALNAGNLSHGQKQWLEIGMLLMQNPKLLLVDEPVAGMTHQEMDRTSELLNSLAGKHSVVVVEHDMDFVRSIASHVTVLHQGHVLAEGTMDQVQSHPEVKQVYLGE is encoded by the coding sequence ATGACAACGTTACATAGAGCACAGCAGATCAAAAACTCAGTACAAGAGATCACCAAACGCGATGAGGTGTTCTCGTTTCTAAAGCCTGATCAACATCCTCTTGTCGACACTCGCCATAACATTCTTCTGTATGTAGAGGGCGTCAATAAGAGCTTTGATGGTTTTAAAGCCATCAATGACTTAAACCTCTATATCAAAGAAGGGGAGCTGCGCTGCATCATCGGGCCTAATGGCGCAGGCAAAACTACCATGATGGACATCATTACTGGCAAAACCAAACCCGACACGGGCGAGGTTTGGCTCGGCTCAAACATCAACTTGCTCAAAATGAATGAATCTGAAATTGCCAACGCAGGGGTTGGCCGCAAGTTCCAAAAACCGACTGTGATTGAATGTCTGACGGTTTGGCAGAACTTAGAGCTTGCCATGTCGGGCGTTCGTGGTGTGTGGGGAACTTACACCGCGTCTTTGTCTGGTGAGCAGCAAGACAAGTTGGAATCGGTACTTGAGCTTATCCACCTAAAAGACAATGCGGCTCTAAATGCGGGGAACCTTTCTCACGGTCAAAAGCAGTGGCTGGAGATCGGCATGCTGCTGATGCAAAACCCTAAGCTGCTATTGGTCGATGAGCCAGTGGCAGGAATGACGCACCAAGAAATGGACAGAACCTCAGAGCTACTTAACTCGCTCGCCGGCAAACATTCCGTGGTGGTGGTTGAGCACGATATGGACTTTGTTCGCTCCATCGCAAGCCATGTGACGGTGCTCCACCAAGGTCATGTACTGGCTGAGGGAACCATGGACCAGGTTCAGTCGCATCCAGAGGTTAAACAAGTTTATCTAGGGGAATAG